CTCACTGAATGTTTTTTTTTTCTTTTTTTTTTGGGCAGCTACGTCTTGATTTACTTTACGATTCTGTACTCGAGGCGCCGTCTAGGCATTGTGACCGACGAGATGTTGAGTGTACCCAAATGGAGATTTGCTATCATTGGTTTTCTTGAAGCTCTTGGAGTTGCCACTGGCATGGCTGCAGCAGGTAGGCTCTTTTTGAAGTCTAGTGATGGCAACTTTTTACATTTATTGCAAGATTATGTTTCGAGTGATTGGATTCTCTGTTTCAGCCATGCTTCCTGGACCAGTTATTCCGATTTTGAATCAGGTGTTCTTTTAGTTTACTTCTCACTGTGGGGTGTTAAGTTGATTTCAGTTTATGTTATTGCTTTGAATGATTGATCCATGTCTGCTTACAATCTTGACTCCACAATGTTTGGCAGTCATTTCTGGTGTGGCAGCTGCTTTTTGCTGTTCTTATTTTGGGCAGGAGGTTTTTGCCTAAGCAGATTTTTGGTTGCTTGCTTGTGGCTACGGGAGTTGTGGTGGCTGTTTCAAGGTACCCGTTAGATGTTCTGATCTTCTAGAGTTCCTTTTTTTTTTGTTCTAAATTCTTGATCTTGGCGTGGAGAAATGTATGTATCTGTTGTGATATTACAGATTATGCAAAGAGAGTTGCTTTCTGCTCTTATAATCTATAATAAAATGTCATAGACCAGAATCACCTCTTTCAAATTCACAATGTTAAATGAATGGTTAGATTGTTAAGAAGGTTGCACGTTTTAGTGTTACTATTAATTCTGCAAATGCTGACTGTAACTCTCATCTGCAGTGGATCTGGAGCAGATCAAACGCTATCCGGAATCGGATTGCTATGGCCTGCTGTAATGGTAGCATCTGCTGCTTTTCAAGCTGGTGCATCTATCACAAAGGTAAAGGCCGCTCTCTCTTGTATTTCTATTTCGCAGTCCTGTCAGCACCCAAGTTGTTAATTGTTTTGTCTGTTAACAGGAATTTGTTTTCAACGATTCTGCAAAGCGTCTTGAGGTATCTGGCACATATTCGTATTCATCTATCCTTCTGAAAGTTTCGAAATGTTTTTCTTTTGCCACTTTACTGAAATCTAAGCATAACGCAACAATGCAGGGAAAGTCACTGGATATATTTGTGGTAAACTCATTTGGATCTGGATTTCAGGTATCTACTATTATATAGCGGCTACAGATACCATTATGCTTACACATTCTTTCCAGCCATAACAATGCATATAGTAGAGTTCTATGGAGACATGCTTATCAATTACCTGAATAGTTTTTGCAAAACATTTGAAAGCTGCTTGTTGCACCTTCCCTCTATCATTCAGTCATTCTTTCTCTCCCCTACAGTTCTACTTGAGAACAGTTTTTTTGGTTTAATGTTATGGATCATTAAAGTTGCGCTTGTGCAGGCTCTCTTTGTGTTTCTGTTGCTGCCTTTTCTCTCAAACTTGAAAGGCATTCCATTTGGCAGCCTCCTTCCATATCTAAGAGATGGTGCCGGCTGCTTCTTCAACATTGGAGCTAAGATTTCTGGTTAGAACCCGTTCTTTCCACTCTAAACTTTGTGTTTTTGTTTATTCGCTGCACAATCTGTTTGTAATCCATGTTGAGCATTTTCAGGCTGCGAAGGTGCCCCTATACTCCCACTGCTGTATATAGCCACCAATCTTGCTTTCAACATCTCATTGCTCCATCTGGTGAAAATCTCTTCAGCAATCGTTTCCTCTCTCACTGTGATGCTCTCAGGTCCATTTTTCTCTTATCATGGAAAGTCTATTCAGTGTCACCAAATAACTTAAACCCACAATGAGTTTATGAGATACTTTTTGGGTGTTGCAGTGCCATTATCGGTGTACATAATGTCAAAACCATTGCCGTATCTACCTGGAGGAACAAGCTTGAGCTCAAATTTCATGATAGGGAGTATAGTTCTGGTTCTTGGTCTTCTTCTATACAACATTCCTACCACTCCAACTAAGCAAGATACTAAGACCTCCTAACACACGCACGCACGCACACACTCTCTCTACTTTGGTTTAACCTCTTGGAAAACTGATACCAATATAATTGTTTCCCAAAGATCAGAGAATTATTTGGGTGATGTTTTTGCAACTGCTGAAGAAGACCTGGTATATATTCCATTGATCATATTAAAACAGTGAAGTTTTGAACTATTCATTTTATGGCAAAAACTTACAAAAGTTTTGAACGGTTTTGTTTTTTATTAATCTTTATTAAGTCTTGTGAAAAGATCAATGATTCTTTTTTTTTAATGCACGACACTTTTAAAATTTTTTATACAAATTCAGTTACATTCCAATTATATATACACTATCGGAAGTTAATTATCACCTACAATTTTTTTCTTCAAACGTGATGAATTGTAGGGCAAAAGTATTTTAGCTCCATAATATAAAAATATTCTAACTGTTTAATAAACATATTTACGAAAAAAGTAATGCAAAAAAAAAAAAAAAAAATCCAGCAGGTTGCCACAATTTGAGTTTTTTAACACAAACGATTAATATTTATGCTTTGTTTTTGTTTTCAAATAAATATATCTTAATTTTAAAACAAATAACATAATCTAAAAAACTTCATATTAATGCAAATATAAATGTAAAACACATTAAATTTAGAAAACATTAAAAAATGGCAGTTTGAGAAATTCTTTATACAAAAAATAATAATATTCGAGCCCCTTGATGAGGCTTCGTAGTATAAAGTTGAAACATAATCGAACGGCCCAAAAGCCAATTGGTGAGTGGAGTTGATCGAGTCGACTCAGAAGTTGCTGCGATTCACCGTTTTACCGTCGGTGAATTCCACAACGGCCAATCTCTCTCCTCCACACGCGCCGATCACCATCTCTCTCTCTCTCTCTCTCTGTACTGCACTTTTCTCTGTCAACTATTTCTTCCCTTCTCTCTTTTGCAATTAGGGTTAGGGTTTTCTTCTCCACTCGCTTCCAATCAATGCGAAAGTTCCTCTCTTTTGGCAGCTCGCGATGTTTGGTCATCATACCCAACCCGAGATTAACCCTAATCAGATCGGCAGCAGCTCCGCCACCGTTGGCGAAGACCATGTCTCCGCCTCCGCTGGTCACATTCCTTACGACGATATGGACGATATCCCTCATCCCGATTCCATCTACGCCGCCTCCGATTTGATCCCCGATGGCTCTCACTTGGTTCCTCACCGATCCGAGGGATCTGAGTTACTAGGTTCACGGCCGATGGAGGGAGCTACTCAGCTAACGATCTCGTTCCGTGGTCAAGTTTACGTTTTCGATGCTGTTGGTCCTGAAAAGGTGGTTACTTTGCGTATTAGTAGTGTGAAGTTTTGTGCTTTGAGCTAATATTTTATTGTGAATTTGATTTGGTAGGTTGATGCTGTGTTGTCGCTATTGGGTGGTTCTACTGAGCTCTCTTCTGTGCAGCAGGGGATGGAGCTGGCTCCACAGAATCATATGGTAACTTATCGTTGTTTGTGTGTGTTCAAATCCTGCACAATGGTGACCTTCAGCTATGTTTTGTTGTCCCTTCTTTTTTTAGCCTGCTGTTGTGGAATACCAGAACCGCTATAGCCATCCACAACGGGCACAGTCATTGGATAGGTTTCGGAAGAAGAGGAATGCTAGGTGTTTCGAGAAGAAAGTACGATATGGTGTTCGCCAGGAAGTGGCGTTAAGGTCAGGGGTTTTCTAAGCTTATCTTAGCTGTTGTTATTTTAAGATTGAGGTGCGGATCACTCTTTCAGTTAACCAAGTTCTTAGGCTGGCCTAGGGGCACCCTTGGTAAAAGGTAGCTTTGTTGCAAGCGGGGTATTAGCAAAGACCTTTAGAGCTTGAGTAGTATCTATTAATGTCACATTTGTCTGTTAGGAAATGGATTACATGATGGGTACTCTTTTGAAGAGGCTGGACATATGTCTTTCACATTTCTTGAGATCAATAACGTAGTATACTATAGGCTATAGCTAAGCTGGAAAGTTTCTTTGTTATTAGCTGTGATGTGGTTTGTTAAATATTTCAACGTATTTGTGTGCTATGGGTTAAAAGAAAAGCTAACTATTGTTAAAAAGTTTGGTGGCCATATAGGTTCTTATGTAGTGGCTCAGGTTCAGTGTCCATGGCCCTCTATTAATATATAAGGATATGTTTGTAGCTGCTTGAGTAGGATAGAACTGAGCTGTGGTTAGTGTAATAGTTAGCTTTAATTAGGGAATAATCATCATGTCTCTATTTGTCAACCTTTTCTATAGCTCTGACCTTTTTTAGTTTTTACCAGAATGGCACGTAATAAAGGTCAATTCACCTCTGCAAAGATGACCGAGGGGGCTTATAACTCGGGCACAGATCAAGACTCTGCACAAGATGATAGCCGTCCAGAAATACTGTGCGTTTTGCCTCTGCCACTTAATTTCTTCTGCATTTCTTGTTCAAATCTTACTTTAACTGTGAGTGTCTTATGCGTAGGTGTACTCATTGCGGTATTAGTTCCTCATGTACACCGATGATGCGACGTGGACCTTCAGGCCCCAGAACTCTCTGCAATGCCTGTGGACTCTTTTGGACTAACAGGGTGCGTATGAATCTCCACAAAGTGCCATCATCTATTTCCCCATACATTTTGTTTTCATAATCTTCAGATAGCAAGATATACTGATATCTAGTCAATGTGTTTGACGTTCTAAATTGCTTAATTCTTGTATAGGGTACATTGAGAGATCTCTCTAAGAGAACAGAAGAGAATCAGATGGCAATAATAAAACCTGTAAGCATTTTATTATCCCTGTGCGTCTCTAGTATGTGTGCAGAATGGTAAGGCTTCATTGATTGCTTAAAAAAATTGTAGGTCGAAGGTGGGAGTGTTTCTGATGCTAACAACTCGAACTGTGAACCTGCAACAGTCGAAGGACACGCTGCCTTGGTTTCTCTTGCTAATGGGGATCAATCTAATCTGTTAGGTAATCACTAAACACTGTGATAAGAATCAGAAGATAGACGAGATCCTTGTAGTATCAGCTGTTCATCTGTATGATTTTATCTCCTCACCACCACATGTATTATAGAGACCATAACCGAACACAAAAAATCGAATTTACAATATCAGATGTTAATGGTTTCAAAAGCTTGATGATTGGAATTGTGTTGCACTGTGTGTGTAACCATTATCCAATATAAGAGTGAATATCTTTTCTGTGGGCCAAAGTTGAAGATTTAGAGGCAACAAATATTAAAAGATATAACTAAATTGTTGCATCTGTCTTGTGAGTATGATAAAACTTGCAACAAGAATAAAAGATGTTCAGGTATCTTGACAACAAGTTTGGGGGATGCTGCCGCTGTTCAATATAGTTTACATCAATTATCTATGATTTGGGAAAGATACCACAAACTAATCGACTATAGATATACCACACAAACTCACTAAACAAGACTAATCATAAATGCACAAATACATTCATTGAACAAGACCATAAACTGAGACTAAACCACTTGTCTAACTGGTTGTCATGGACCTTTTCCTTTGTTGTTTTTGGGTAAGTGGACCTCTCGTCTTGAGAGGAAATAACGACAGGTACTGA
This sequence is a window from Brassica oleracea var. oleracea cultivar TO1000 chromosome C1, BOL, whole genome shotgun sequence. Protein-coding genes within it:
- the LOC106309627 gene encoding protein CLT2, chloroplastic, giving the protein MDTILMATTRLRCLHASTSSSAVPTVFRSPAIHQLSLSRAHLLSFRSAAMNMCVRRSRFPVTRRTTSPTRRGGFSVRDSTEKSIAPSNRKLIVINSVVIIALAVANRVLYKLALVPMKQYPFFLAQLMTFGYVLIYFTILYSRRRLGIVTDEMLSVPKWRFAIIGFLEALGVATGMAAAAMLPGPVIPILNQSFLVWQLLFAVLILGRRFLPKQIFGCLLVATGVVVAVSSGSGADQTLSGIGLLWPAVMVASAAFQAGASITKEFVFNDSAKRLEGKSLDIFVVNSFGSGFQALFVFLLLPFLSNLKGIPFGSLLPYLRDGAGCFFNIGAKISGCEGAPILPLLYIATNLAFNISLLHLVKISSAIVSSLTVMLSVPLSVYIMSKPLPYLPGGTSLSSNFMIGSIVLVLGLLLYNIPTTPTKQDTKTS
- the LOC106342151 gene encoding GATA transcription factor 25, with translation MFGHHTQPEINPNQIGSSSATVGEDHVSASAGHIPYDDMDDIPHPDSIYAASDLIPDGSHLVPHRSEGSELLGSRPMEGATQLTISFRGQVYVFDAVGPEKVDAVLSLLGGSTELSSVQQGMELAPQNHMPAVVEYQNRYSHPQRAQSLDRFRKKRNARCFEKKVRYGVRQEVALRMARNKGQFTSAKMTEGAYNSGTDQDSAQDDSRPEILCTHCGISSSCTPMMRRGPSGPRTLCNACGLFWTNRGTLRDLSKRTEENQMAIIKPVEGGSVSDANNSNCEPATVEGHAALVSLANGDQSNLLGNH